The segment GGCTTGGCCGGTGCCAAGAAAGCGGATTTCATGGACGAGGCTGCGCTTCAAAGAAGAGAACTGCCTCCAGATCTGGCAGATAATGTCATCCTCCAACGGGCTCTCCCCGCGTTCTTCCGTGCTGTGCGAGGCCACGAGCTTAACGAGCAGGAAATCAATAATCTAGCCGAAGATATTCGAAGACTGCACACTCGGGATCGCGATTAAAAATTTCATGGAACACATTTGGCAAAAAATTGACGAGCTTCGCACCCAATACCCAGTCTTGCGCGAAGATAGCACTCCCATTGATGTATTCTCATTTGCGGAGATTGACCTGAAATTAGACCCAATTCCGTTTGACGACCTGCTTGCGAAATACAGGGTCGAGGCTGCAATCAAGGCAGATTTTACGGGCATCTACCTCGACGCTGAACAGTACAAGTTGATGGAGCGCGGACCAGAATGGAAACTGAACCGCCTCCGCTTCAGCCTGGCGCATGAGTTGGCGCACTTCTTCCTGCATCGCGACCTCCCTCAGGCGGAGCATTTTGCCTCTCTTCCTGATTTTGCCCGCTGGACTCAGAACTACGGCGGGCGGAAATACACAACTGAGCAGGAGGCAAATGAATTTGCCGGGCGGCTATTGGTACCGAAAGCTCGCCTGCAAGCTTACTTTGACGAATTTGAAGCCAAAGTCAAAGATCCCATTCCAAACTTTATTACCAGTGGGCAATTGAGAGACCAATTTGCCGAAAAAATCGGTCCGCGCTTTGGTGTAAACTCCCAGGTCATCGGCGTCCGTCTCGACCGCGACTCCTTATGGTCGGTATCCTGATCTTTAGGCTGGTAACTCGCTCCCACGGCTGGATTTTCCTCAACAATTCCAATAGTCGCGCCAGGTCCTTTTTAAAGTCTTGCCTGTTATCCCCTCAATCGTTTCCCACAGCTCATCCTTTGGTGTTTTCTGCCCGTTGGGTCAGCAGTTTATGTAACGCATGGCGGAAGGCTTCCCTCGCGATCCACCCCAGCAGAGCCAAGTTAATCCGCAACCGGCTTTAGCCGCACGTAACGCTGAGGGAATAACGGATGTTATTTGTGGCCAGTCTTGCGCCGCCACACAGTGACCATCTGTAACCCGCCGAAGACTGACGCGGCCAGGAGCAATTGCCAGAAAGAGGTCAGTTCCGGGACCGCGGTGATGGTGTTGTTATCCAAGCTCACGGCCCCGTTCAACGCCAAAGCCCGGCCGAACATGCTGGCTCCCGAATTCAGGGTGATGCTCTGGTTGGCGAGAATGGTGCCCAAAAACGCCGTGCCGGTGCCGAGGGCCGCGGAGGACCCGACCTGCCAAAATACGTTGTCGGCCTGGGCGCCATTGACCAGGCGAATGGATGAACTGCTAGCGGTCGTGAGCGTGCTCCCAATCTGGAAATCGAAGCGGGCGTTAGGGTCCCCCTGCGCGTCCAGCGTGAGGATGCCCGTGAGTTGAGCCGAGGTGGTGAAATCCCGAACCCCCGGTCCGAGCGTGAGTCCGCCCAGATCCTGACCGGTCAAGTGTTGCACGGGCGCCTCTCCAGCCAGCAGACTGTATGCGGTGAAAGCGTCAGCTTGGGCTTGCGCCGCGACCGCCCCCCCGGCATAGATCGTTCCATTTACGACTCCCGGGCCAAAGCCAGTGATCGCCAGACCGGGAGCAACGCCCAGATCTCCATTGAGCACCGTATTGCCGGTGCTGGTCACCGTGGAACCACCCAGGACGGCGAAGCCGTCCGCTGAGGACAGGATCACCGCGCCTTGACTGGACGGCAGAAAACCGGCCAACGCCACGAAGGCCGATAGAACGAATTGTTTACTAGTATTCATTTTGGATATGTCTTTCATTTTTATTGCCGCCACGTGGAAGCGAGCACGCGCCGACCTTCCATTGCGGAAACGGTTACGAAGTTATTCATCACCACTACAGTAATGGCATGCCCGGCTACGCGCCATGGGGTGTTCACCCCATACGGGACCGATAACTGATTACGGTCACTGATCACTGATCACTGATCCCCCGTAGCCGCCGACGTCAGTCGGCGCAAACAATGGCCTTATTTCCATCCCGTCAATCCGCTCCCCGATAACTGATCACTGATCACTGATCACTGATCACTGATTACTCTAAACAATGGTCACCTGGACACTGCTTTCGATGATGCCGGCGGAGATGGCGTAGCGGGTAAGGCCGGCGGTGTCATGAATATTCAGCTTTTCCATGAGGCGTTGCCGGTGTTTTTCAACGGTTTTGATGCTGATGTGCAGTTCGGCCGCCACCTGTTTGTTGGCCTGGCCTTCGGCAATCAATTGGAGGACCTCCATTTCGCGCGAACTTAGGCAGGCTTCGTGTT is part of the Verrucomicrobiota bacterium genome and harbors:
- a CDS encoding helix-turn-helix transcriptional regulator; this translates as MFNETVKALRIQKRLTLRDFCEKVRVDPSNWSKVERGVNPPPGDIVFLERLAEFFGLAGAKKADFMDEAALQRRELPPDLADNVILQRALPAFFRAVRGHELNEQEINNLAEDIRRLHTRDRD
- a CDS encoding ImmA/IrrE family metallo-endopeptidase, with the translated sequence MEHIWQKIDELRTQYPVLREDSTPIDVFSFAEIDLKLDPIPFDDLLAKYRVEAAIKADFTGIYLDAEQYKLMERGPEWKLNRLRFSLAHELAHFFLHRDLPQAEHFASLPDFARWTQNYGGRKYTTEQEANEFAGRLLVPKARLQAYFDEFEAKVKDPIPNFITSGQLRDQFAEKIGPRFGVNSQVIGVRLDRDSLWSVS
- a CDS encoding ice-binding family protein; translation: MNTSKQFVLSAFVALAGFLPSSQGAVILSSADGFAVLGGSTVTSTGNTVLNGDLGVAPGLAITGFGPGVVNGTIYAGGAVAAQAQADAFTAYSLLAGEAPVQHLTGQDLGGLTLGPGVRDFTTSAQLTGILTLDAQGDPNARFDFQIGSTLTTASSSSIRLVNGAQADNVFWQVGSSAALGTGTAFLGTILANQSITLNSGASMFGRALALNGAVSLDNNTITAVPELTSFWQLLLAASVFGGLQMVTVWRRKTGHK